Proteins from a genomic interval of Lolium perenne isolate Kyuss_39 chromosome 1, Kyuss_2.0, whole genome shotgun sequence:
- the LOC139835018 gene encoding uncharacterized protein — protein sequence MASNQDQASYRVGEAKGHTQEKTGQVMGAAKDKAYEAKDRAAGLAGDASGQGQGATEAAKQKAGEAMNKTSQMTQAAKDRAAETAQAATDKTTGTAQAAKDRAAETAQATKEKTTGTAQAAKDRAAETAQAAKDKTTGTAQAAKDKTVESKDQTGSFLGEKTEMAKQKAAETAELARQKAAETAQYAQDRTYDAAQYAKDSAVAGKDKTGSVLQQAGETVVGAVVGAKDAVVNTLGMGGDNTNNGATAKDTTSATEKITGDH from the exons ATGGCATCGAACCAGGACCAGGCGAGCTACCGCGTCGGCGAGGCCAAGGGCCACACCCAG GAGAAGACGGGGCAGGTGATGGGCGCGGCCAAGGACAAGGCGTACGAGGCCAAGGACCGGGCGGCGGGCCTTGCGGGGGACGCGTCCGGCCAGGGGCAGGGCGCCACGGAGGCCGCCAAGCAGAAGGCCGGCGAGGCAATGAACAAAACTTCTCAGATGACTCAGGCTGCCAAGGACCGCGCCGCCGAGACAGCGCAGGCGGCAACGGACAAGACGACCGGCACGGCGCAGGCCGCCAAGGACCGCGCCGCCGAGACGGCGCAGGCgaccaaggagaagacgaccggcACGGCGCAGGCCGCCAAGGACCGTGCCGCCGAGACGGCGCAGGCCGCCAAGGACAAGACGACCGGCACGGCGCAGGCGGCCAAGGACAAGACCGTCGAGAGCAAGGACCAGACCGGCAGCTTCCTCGGCGAGAAGACTGAGATGGCGAAGCAAAAGGCCGCTGAGACCGCCGAGTTGGCGAGGCAGAAGGCGGCAGAGACGGCGCAGTACGCGCAGGACAGGACCTACGACGCGGCGCAGTACGCCAAGGACTCCGCCGTCGCTGGCAAGGACAAGACCGGCAGCGTGCTCCAGCAGGCCGGCGAGACGGTGGTCGGCGCGGTCGTCGGCGCCAAGGACGCGGTGGTGAACACGCTGGGGATGGGCGGAGACAACACGAACAACGGCGCCACCGCCAAGGACACCACCAGCGCCACCGAGAAGATCACCGGGGATCACTAG